From Bradyrhizobium sp. NDS-1, the proteins below share one genomic window:
- a CDS encoding ribbon-helix-helix domain-containing protein — MCHLFAHQPQRDYESQTRSLRIDGHCTSIRLEMAFWDTLEEIAAKEGMSLGKFLTTLYNEVLDHHGEVNNFASLLRCSCLIYRSRSMAPVQDFKASVAPILDAAE, encoded by the coding sequence ATGTGCCATCTCTTCGCGCATCAGCCCCAACGCGATTACGAGTCCCAGACCCGGTCTTTGCGGATCGACGGCCATTGCACCTCGATCCGGCTGGAAATGGCGTTCTGGGACACGCTGGAGGAGATCGCGGCCAAGGAGGGCATGAGCCTCGGCAAGTTCCTGACGACGCTCTACAACGAGGTGCTCGACCATCACGGCGAGGTCAATAATTTCGCCTCGTTGCTGCGTTGCTCGTGCTTGATCTATCGATCAAGGAGCATGGCGCCGGTGCAGGATTTCAAGGCCTCGGTGGCGCCCATCCTCGACGCGGCCGAGTAG
- a CDS encoding gluconate 2-dehydrogenase subunit 3 family protein, whose protein sequence is MREVDRRSKHSRRVFLKGAATAVPVVAVATSVAISIEDAWADEASALSPATMKTLLKVARDIYPHDVLGDSYYITAIKPWDGKAAKDPAVKSLISDGITRLDQNARDRHKVAYAAVPWEADRVVLLKEIEQSDFFQKVRGDLIVSLYNQKEVWPRFGYEGSSAEHGGYINRGFADIDWLPKA, encoded by the coding sequence ATGAGAGAAGTCGATCGCCGAAGCAAGCACAGCCGCCGTGTTTTTCTCAAGGGCGCCGCAACCGCAGTGCCGGTCGTTGCAGTCGCGACAAGCGTCGCCATCAGCATCGAAGATGCGTGGGCCGATGAAGCGAGCGCGCTCTCGCCCGCCACGATGAAGACGCTGCTGAAGGTCGCGCGCGACATCTATCCGCACGACGTTCTCGGTGACAGCTACTACATCACCGCAATCAAGCCGTGGGACGGCAAGGCGGCCAAGGATCCCGCCGTCAAGTCGCTGATCAGCGACGGCATCACGCGGCTCGATCAGAACGCGCGGGACCGCCACAAGGTGGCCTACGCCGCAGTGCCCTGGGAAGCCGACCGGGTCGTGCTGCTGAAGGAAATCGAGCAGAGCGACTTCTTCCAGAAGGTCCGCGGCGATCTCATCGTCTCGCTCTACAATCAGAAAGAGGTCTGGCCGCGGTTCGGCTACGAGGGATCGTCGGCCGAGCACGGCGGCTACATCAACCGTGGCTTCGCCGACATCGACTGGCTGCCGAAGGCTTGA
- a CDS encoding M16 family metallopeptidase: MSAKRSAACLLAALLSTSVLTSGAALAQTTVTSAPPASFTLGNGMQVVVIPDRRTPVVTEMIWYKVGSADETPGKSGLAHFLEHLMFKGTSKHPAGEFSQTVLRVGGNENASTSVDYTNYYQRVPKEQLPTMMEFEADRMTGLILKDENVLPERDVVLEEYNMRVANNPDARLNEQIMAALYLNHPYGRPVIGWHQEIEKLDREDALAFYRRFYAPNNAILVIAGDVDAAEIRPLVERNFGSIPAQPAIPARRVRPQEPEPAAPRTVTLADPRVEQPSMRRYYLVPSATTAAAGESAALDVLAQLMGSGSNSYLYRALVVDKPLAVSANASYSSISLDPTQFAISAAPKPGVSFAEVEQAVDGVIANVAQNPIRAEDLERVKTQLIAEAIYAQDNQAVLARWYGGALTTGLSIEDIRSWPDRIRAVTAEQVRAAAQKWLEKKRSVTGYLIKDTTTAKREEKRS, translated from the coding sequence ATGTCCGCAAAACGATCGGCTGCCTGCCTCCTTGCCGCGCTGCTTTCGACCAGTGTCCTGACGTCAGGCGCGGCCCTTGCCCAGACCACCGTCACATCGGCTCCGCCCGCCAGCTTCACGCTCGGCAATGGCATGCAGGTCGTGGTGATCCCGGATCGCCGCACGCCCGTGGTCACGGAGATGATCTGGTACAAGGTCGGCTCGGCCGACGAGACGCCGGGCAAGTCCGGCCTCGCCCACTTCCTCGAGCATTTGATGTTCAAGGGCACCTCGAAGCACCCGGCCGGTGAATTCTCCCAGACCGTGCTCCGCGTCGGCGGCAACGAGAACGCCTCGACCTCGGTCGACTACACCAACTATTACCAGCGCGTGCCGAAAGAGCAGCTGCCGACCATGATGGAGTTCGAGGCCGACCGCATGACCGGCCTCATCCTCAAGGACGAGAACGTGCTGCCCGAGCGCGACGTGGTGCTCGAAGAATACAATATGCGCGTCGCCAACAACCCGGACGCGCGGCTGAATGAGCAGATCATGGCCGCGCTCTATCTCAATCATCCCTACGGCCGGCCGGTGATCGGCTGGCATCAGGAGATCGAGAAGCTGGATCGCGAGGACGCGCTCGCCTTCTACCGCCGCTTCTACGCACCGAACAACGCGATCCTGGTGATCGCCGGCGACGTCGACGCCGCCGAGATCCGCCCGCTGGTCGAGCGCAATTTCGGCTCCATCCCGGCGCAGCCCGCAATTCCCGCACGGCGCGTTCGTCCGCAGGAGCCCGAGCCGGCCGCGCCGCGCACCGTCACGCTGGCCGACCCGCGCGTCGAGCAGCCGAGCATGCGGCGCTATTACCTCGTGCCCTCCGCGACCACGGCTGCGGCCGGTGAGAGCGCCGCCCTCGACGTGCTGGCGCAGTTGATGGGCAGCGGCAGCAATTCCTATCTGTACCGCGCGCTCGTGGTCGACAAGCCGCTCGCGGTCTCCGCCAACGCCAGCTATTCGAGCATCTCGCTCGACCCGACGCAGTTCGCGATCTCGGCCGCGCCGAAGCCCGGCGTCAGCTTCGCCGAGGTCGAGCAGGCGGTCGACGGCGTCATCGCCAATGTGGCGCAGAACCCCATCCGCGCCGAGGATCTGGAACGCGTGAAGACCCAGCTCATTGCGGAAGCGATCTATGCCCAGGACAACCAGGCGGTGCTGGCGCGCTGGTATGGCGGCGCACTGACCACGGGCCTGTCGATCGAGGACATCAGGAGCTGGCCGGACCGCATCCGCGCGGTCACCGCCGAGCAGGTTCGCGCGGCCGCGCAGAAATGGCTCGAGAAGAAGCGCTCGGTGACGGGCTATCTGATCAAGGACACCACCACGGCCAAGCGCGAGGAGAAGCGTTCGTGA
- the mutL gene encoding DNA mismatch repair endonuclease MutL codes for MPVRQLPEQVVNRIAAGEVVERPASVVKELVENAIDAGASRIDVFTDGGGRRRIGITDDGGGMTAKDLALAVERHATSKLDDEDLLQIRTLGFRGEALPSIGSVARLAITTRHASESHAWALSVEGGEKSEIMPAALAHGTRVEVNDLFYATPARLKFLKTDRTEAEAIREVVRRLAMARPDIAFTLAGEERAPVTWAAALPGAAGRLTRLGDILGAEFRSHAIEVHAEREGIVVAGYAAAPALTKANALGQYLFVNGRPVRDKLILGAVRAAYSDYLPRDRHPVLALFVTLDPREVDANVHPAKTEVRFRNAGLVRALIVHGLKEALAREGRRTAANSGESALSAFRPAFTPQRPASWDWRASPSAPVAPMPSFEGTAAPAFTERAQAAFDVGAPSADVRFETQPVADLVDRPLGAARTQIHETYIVSQTRDGLIIVDQHAAHERIVYERLKASLAANGVQRQILLIPEIVEMDEATVERLLDRSEELASFGLAIESFGPGAVAVRETPSLLGKTNAGGLLRDLSEHMAEWDEALPLERRLMHVAATMACHGSVRAGRRLRPEEMNALLREMEDTPNSGQCNHGRPTYVELKLSDVEKLFGRR; via the coding sequence ATGCCCGTCCGCCAATTGCCAGAACAGGTCGTCAACCGCATCGCCGCCGGCGAGGTGGTCGAGCGCCCGGCGAGCGTGGTCAAGGAACTGGTCGAGAACGCGATCGATGCCGGCGCGAGCCGGATCGACGTCTTCACCGATGGTGGCGGGCGGCGGCGGATCGGCATTACCGACGACGGCGGCGGCATGACCGCGAAAGATCTCGCGCTTGCGGTCGAGCGTCACGCCACGTCGAAACTCGACGACGAGGATTTGCTCCAGATCCGCACCCTCGGGTTCCGCGGCGAGGCGCTGCCCTCGATCGGCTCGGTGGCGCGGCTGGCGATCACGACCCGCCATGCCAGCGAGTCCCATGCCTGGGCGCTCTCGGTCGAGGGCGGCGAGAAATCCGAGATCATGCCGGCGGCGCTGGCGCATGGGACGCGGGTCGAGGTCAATGACCTCTTCTATGCGACACCGGCACGGCTGAAATTCCTGAAGACCGACCGCACCGAGGCCGAAGCGATCCGCGAGGTGGTCCGGCGCCTCGCGATGGCGCGGCCCGATATCGCCTTCACCCTCGCCGGCGAGGAGCGCGCGCCGGTGACCTGGGCCGCAGCGCTGCCCGGCGCGGCGGGACGGCTGACCCGGCTCGGCGACATCCTGGGCGCGGAATTCCGCAGCCACGCCATCGAGGTCCACGCCGAGCGCGAGGGCATCGTCGTCGCCGGCTATGCCGCGGCGCCCGCGCTGACCAAAGCCAACGCACTCGGGCAATATCTCTTCGTCAACGGCCGGCCGGTGCGCGACAAGCTGATCCTGGGAGCCGTGCGCGCGGCCTATTCCGACTATCTGCCGCGCGACCGCCACCCGGTGCTGGCGCTGTTCGTTACGCTCGATCCGCGCGAGGTCGACGCCAACGTGCATCCGGCCAAGACCGAGGTGCGCTTCCGCAATGCCGGCCTCGTGCGCGCGCTGATCGTGCACGGATTGAAGGAGGCGCTCGCACGCGAGGGCCGCCGCACCGCCGCCAACAGCGGCGAGAGCGCGCTGTCCGCTTTCCGCCCCGCCTTCACGCCACAGCGTCCGGCCAGCTGGGACTGGCGCGCCTCGCCGTCCGCCCCGGTCGCGCCGATGCCGTCCTTCGAAGGCACCGCGGCGCCTGCCTTCACCGAGCGCGCGCAAGCCGCCTTCGACGTCGGGGCGCCCAGCGCTGACGTGCGGTTCGAGACGCAGCCCGTGGCTGACCTCGTCGACCGCCCGCTCGGCGCGGCGCGGACGCAGATCCACGAGACCTACATCGTCTCGCAGACCCGCGACGGCCTCATCATCGTCGACCAGCATGCCGCGCACGAGCGCATCGTCTATGAGCGGCTGAAGGCCTCGCTGGCCGCGAACGGCGTGCAGCGGCAAATCCTCCTCATTCCCGAGATCGTCGAGATGGACGAAGCGACGGTGGAGCGCCTCCTGGATCGCAGCGAGGAGTTGGCTTCGTTCGGCCTCGCCATCGAATCCTTCGGCCCCGGCGCAGTCGCGGTGCGCGAGACACCGTCGCTGCTCGGCAAGACCAATGCCGGCGGGCTCCTGCGCGATCTCTCCGAGCACATGGCCGAATGGGACGAGGCACTGCCGCTGGAGCGCCGCCTGATGCACGTCGCGGCCACCATGGCCTGCCACGGCTCGGTGCGCGCCGGCCGCCGCTTGCGGCCCGAGGAGATGAACGCCCTGCTCCGCGAGATGGAGGACACCCCGAACTCCGGCCAGTGCAATCACGGCCGGCCGACTTATGTCGAGCTGAAGCTGAGCGATGTGGAGAAGCTGTTCGGGCGGCGGTGA
- a CDS encoding VOC family protein yields the protein MAKPVHSMIRVIDEARSLDFYRRAFGLEVTDHLKFSDFALIYLRHPSSSFEVELTVNFDRKEPYALGDGYGHLAVVVEDLEAEHARFEREKLAPGPLRDFKHDGRTLARFFFVSDPDGYKIEVIQRGGRFN from the coding sequence ATGGCAAAGCCCGTTCATTCCATGATCCGCGTGATCGACGAGGCGCGCTCGCTCGACTTCTACAGGCGCGCCTTCGGCCTGGAGGTCACCGACCATCTGAAGTTTTCCGACTTTGCCCTGATCTATCTGCGTCATCCCTCCTCGTCGTTTGAGGTGGAGCTGACCGTGAATTTCGATCGCAAGGAGCCGTACGCGCTCGGCGACGGCTACGGTCATCTCGCCGTGGTGGTGGAGGATCTCGAGGCCGAGCATGCGCGCTTCGAGCGCGAGAAGCTCGCACCGGGGCCCTTGCGCGACTTCAAGCACGACGGCAGGACGCTGGCGCGCTTCTTCTTCGTCAGTGATCCCGACGGCTACAAGATCGAGGTGATCCAGCGGGGCGGACGTTTCAACTGA
- the arfB gene encoding alternative ribosome rescue aminoacyl-tRNA hydrolase ArfB has protein sequence MLRISRDLVIDEDDIEIGFVRASGPGGQNVNKVSTSAQLRFDTRRLTLPEDAAIRLARIAGQRMTKDGVIVIHAQRFRTQERNRQDAIDRLVEILSEAMIRPKPRRATRPTFASKQRRLDGKKRRGDVKAGRGGRFDD, from the coding sequence ATGCTGCGGATATCCCGCGATCTCGTCATCGACGAGGACGACATCGAGATCGGCTTTGTCCGCGCCTCCGGCCCGGGCGGGCAGAATGTCAACAAGGTCTCGACCTCGGCCCAGTTGCGCTTCGATACACGCAGGCTGACCCTGCCGGAGGACGCCGCGATCCGGCTCGCCCGCATCGCCGGCCAGCGCATGACCAAGGACGGCGTGATCGTGATCCACGCCCAGCGCTTTCGGACCCAGGAGCGCAACCGGCAGGATGCCATCGACCGGCTCGTCGAGATCCTGTCCGAGGCGATGATCCGGCCGAAGCCCCGCCGCGCCACGCGGCCGACTTTTGCCTCCAAGCAGCGCCGGCTCGACGGCAAGAAGCGCCGCGGCGACGTCAAGGCCGGACGCGGCGGTCGCTTCGACGACTAA
- the lspA gene encoding signal peptidase II, whose product MSPLGAGIFAAVITLVADQASKLWLLNVFDLARRGVVKVTPFFDLVLAWNIGISFGWLQHDSQAAQLALMAVKVLAVVALAIWMARSHTLLATIALGLIIGGAIGNGIDRLAYGAVVDFALFHIEIGGNTYNWYVFNLADVAIVAGVAALLYDSFLGVPAAKAP is encoded by the coding sequence ATGTCCCCGCTCGGCGCCGGCATCTTCGCGGCCGTGATCACGCTCGTGGCCGACCAGGCCTCAAAGCTCTGGCTGCTGAACGTCTTCGACCTCGCCCGTCGCGGCGTGGTGAAGGTGACGCCGTTCTTCGACCTGGTGCTGGCCTGGAATATCGGCATCAGCTTCGGCTGGCTCCAGCACGACAGCCAGGCGGCGCAGCTCGCGCTGATGGCGGTCAAGGTCCTCGCCGTGGTCGCGCTGGCGATCTGGATGGCCCGCTCGCACACCCTCCTCGCCACCATCGCGCTCGGCCTGATCATCGGCGGCGCCATCGGCAACGGCATCGACCGCCTGGCCTATGGCGCCGTCGTCGATTTCGCCCTGTTCCACATCGAGATCGGCGGAAATACCTATAATTGGTATGTGTTTAACCTCGCGGACGTGGCGATCGTTGCTGGGGTGGCGGCGCTATTGTATGATTCCTTCCTGGGGGTACCCGCCGCAAAAGCGCCCTGA
- a CDS encoding c-type cytochrome — MRAVVLGLCTAMVLVVRVADAQMPLPAAKPPDGGTLFKQQCAVCHTTSLSEPVRQGPPLVKIVGRPAGKVEGFRYSESLAKADFAWDETKLDAWLTNPQGVIPGVTMVYRQAKPETRAAIITYLKEQN, encoded by the coding sequence ATGCGCGCAGTCGTGCTGGGATTGTGCACCGCGATGGTGCTGGTGGTGCGGGTTGCCGATGCGCAGATGCCCTTGCCTGCCGCAAAGCCTCCGGATGGCGGGACACTCTTCAAGCAGCAATGCGCGGTGTGCCACACCACGAGCCTGTCAGAACCGGTGCGGCAAGGTCCGCCGCTGGTCAAGATCGTGGGCCGGCCTGCCGGCAAGGTCGAGGGCTTTCGCTATTCGGAGAGCCTCGCAAAGGCGGACTTCGCCTGGGACGAGACGAAGCTCGACGCCTGGCTGACCAATCCGCAAGGAGTCATCCCGGGCGTGACCATGGTCTACCGGCAGGCGAAGCCGGAAACGCGCGCTGCGATCATCACCTACCTGAAGGAGCAGAACTGA
- a CDS encoding GMC family oxidoreductase encodes MAKFDLNDSSVVVIVGSGAGGGTLGNELAQKGVKVAILEAGPRIENHDFVNDEWESFSQLAWTDARTTSGTWRVAKDFSGLPAWIVKAVGGSTTHWAGASLRFDEHEFRVKSTYGNLPGANLLDWPVTLAEMEPWYAKAENKMGVTRTNGIPGLPGNNNFKVLEAGAKKLGYKTVHTGNMAINSQPRDGRGACQQIGFCFQGCKSGAKWSTLYTEIPKGEATGNLEVRPGSMAVKIEHDAGGKVTGVVYADAAGAMQRQKARIVAVAGNSIESPRLLLNSASTMFPDGLGNSSGQVGRNYMRHMTGSVYAVFEKSVHMYRGTTMAGIIRDEAANNPKRGFVGGYEMETLSIGLPFMAAFLNPGAWGRPFTSALDGYPRMAGMWLVGEDMPQETNRITLDPVVKDKFGQPVASVHFDDHPNDIAMRAHAYKQGAAVYDAVGATVTYPTPPYPSTHNLGTNRMSEKPRDGVVNRFGQSHDVKNLFVSDGSQFTSGAACNPTLTIVALAMRQADYIAGAMQKKEI; translated from the coding sequence ATGGCAAAATTCGATCTGAACGATTCCAGCGTTGTGGTGATCGTCGGCTCCGGTGCCGGCGGCGGCACGCTGGGCAACGAACTCGCGCAGAAGGGCGTCAAGGTGGCCATCCTCGAAGCGGGTCCTCGCATCGAGAACCACGACTTCGTCAACGACGAGTGGGAGAGTTTTTCCCAGCTCGCCTGGACCGATGCCCGCACCACGTCGGGGACTTGGCGCGTCGCCAAGGATTTTTCCGGCCTTCCCGCCTGGATCGTCAAGGCGGTCGGCGGCTCGACGACCCATTGGGCCGGCGCTTCGCTGCGTTTCGACGAGCACGAGTTCAGGGTCAAGAGCACCTACGGCAACCTTCCCGGCGCCAATCTCCTGGACTGGCCGGTCACGCTTGCGGAGATGGAGCCGTGGTACGCCAAGGCCGAGAACAAGATGGGCGTGACCCGCACCAACGGCATTCCCGGGCTTCCCGGCAACAATAACTTCAAGGTGCTCGAAGCCGGCGCGAAGAAGCTCGGCTACAAGACCGTGCACACCGGCAACATGGCCATCAACAGCCAGCCGCGCGACGGGCGCGGCGCCTGCCAGCAGATCGGCTTCTGCTTCCAGGGCTGCAAATCCGGCGCGAAATGGTCGACCCTCTACACCGAGATCCCCAAGGGGGAGGCGACTGGAAATCTCGAGGTCCGCCCCGGCAGCATGGCGGTCAAGATCGAGCATGATGCCGGCGGCAAGGTGACCGGCGTCGTCTATGCCGACGCTGCAGGCGCGATGCAGCGCCAGAAAGCACGCATCGTCGCGGTCGCCGGCAACTCGATCGAGAGTCCACGGCTGCTGCTCAACAGCGCCTCGACCATGTTCCCCGACGGCCTTGGCAACTCATCGGGCCAGGTCGGCCGCAACTACATGCGGCACATGACGGGCAGCGTCTACGCCGTGTTCGAGAAATCGGTGCACATGTATCGCGGCACCACCATGGCCGGCATCATCCGCGACGAGGCCGCCAACAACCCCAAGCGCGGCTTCGTCGGCGGCTACGAGATGGAGACGCTGTCGATCGGCTTGCCGTTCATGGCGGCCTTCCTCAACCCGGGCGCCTGGGGCCGTCCGTTCACGTCAGCGCTCGACGGCTATCCCAGGATGGCCGGCATGTGGCTGGTCGGCGAGGACATGCCGCAGGAGACCAACCGGATCACGCTCGATCCTGTCGTCAAGGATAAGTTCGGACAGCCGGTCGCGAGCGTCCATTTCGACGACCATCCCAACGATATCGCGATGCGCGCGCACGCCTACAAGCAGGGCGCCGCGGTCTACGACGCCGTCGGCGCCACCGTAACCTATCCGACGCCGCCCTATCCGAGCACCCACAATCTCGGCACCAACCGGATGAGCGAGAAGCCGCGAGACGGCGTGGTCAACAGGTTCGGACAGAGCCACGACGTCAAGAACCTGTTCGTCTCGGACGGCAGCCAATTCACCAGCGGCGCCGCCTGCAACCCGACGCTGACGATCGTCGCGCTCGCGATGCGGCAGGCGGACTACATCGCGGGCGCGATGCAGAAGAAGGAGATCTAG
- a CDS encoding M16 family metallopeptidase → MAREEALGDGLSDQGHHHGQARGEAFVTYPLRARHFALSFVAGAALAFAAVSPSHAAAKIQRLVSPGGIEAWFVQDATVPLIAMEYSFAGGSAQDPKDKSGVANLVGDLLDEGSGDLDSKTFHERLDRRAIELSFSANRDTFRGSLRMLRDNKDEAFDLLRGALTSPHFDPADVERIRSQVISGLRRETTNPTSLASRKFLEVAFGDHPYSRQSNGNLDSVPTITVADMKDYVGRVLAKDGLKIAVVGDVDPATLGKLLDHTFGSLPAKANLTPVPDVEAAKPPQRAFVTLDVPQTVITFGGPGVKRNDPNFMAAYVVNHILGGGGLSSRLYREVREKRGLAYSVYEALLWMEHSALFIGNTGTRADRAGDTIDAIEKEVRRIAEEGPTQKELDEAKSYLKGSQMLALDTSSKLAQALLQYQQDKLPIDYIEKRNAVIDAVTLDDAKAAARRLWGQGLLTVVVGRAPQAAAQPATAPATKSN, encoded by the coding sequence ATGGCTCGAGAAGAAGCGCTCGGTGACGGGCTATCTGATCAAGGACACCACCACGGCCAAGCGCGAGGAGAAGCGTTCGTGACCTATCCCCTTCGGGCGCGTCATTTCGCGCTGTCCTTCGTCGCCGGCGCGGCCCTCGCATTCGCTGCGGTCTCGCCGTCGCATGCAGCCGCAAAGATCCAGCGCCTGGTCTCGCCGGGCGGCATCGAGGCCTGGTTCGTGCAGGACGCAACCGTGCCGCTGATCGCCATGGAATATTCCTTCGCCGGCGGCTCGGCCCAGGATCCCAAGGACAAATCGGGCGTTGCCAATCTGGTCGGCGATCTTCTCGACGAAGGCTCCGGCGATCTCGATTCCAAGACGTTCCACGAGCGGCTCGACCGCCGCGCCATCGAGCTCTCGTTCAGCGCCAACCGCGATACCTTCCGCGGCAGCCTGCGTATGCTGCGCGACAACAAGGACGAGGCTTTCGACCTGCTCAGGGGCGCGCTGACCTCGCCGCATTTCGACCCCGCCGATGTCGAGCGCATCCGCTCGCAGGTCATCTCGGGCCTGCGCCGCGAGACCACAAACCCGACATCGCTGGCGAGCCGCAAATTCCTGGAGGTCGCCTTCGGCGATCATCCCTATAGCCGGCAGAGCAACGGCAACCTCGACAGCGTGCCGACCATCACGGTCGCCGACATGAAGGACTATGTGGGCCGCGTGCTCGCCAAGGATGGGCTGAAGATCGCGGTCGTCGGCGACGTCGATCCGGCCACGCTCGGCAAGCTGCTCGACCACACCTTCGGCAGCCTGCCCGCCAAGGCCAATCTCACACCCGTCCCCGACGTCGAGGCCGCAAAGCCGCCGCAGCGTGCCTTCGTGACTCTCGACGTGCCGCAGACCGTGATCACGTTCGGCGGCCCCGGGGTGAAGCGCAACGATCCCAATTTCATGGCAGCCTATGTCGTCAACCACATCCTCGGCGGTGGTGGATTGTCCTCCCGGCTCTATCGCGAGGTCCGCGAAAAGCGAGGCCTCGCCTATTCCGTGTACGAAGCGCTGCTCTGGATGGAGCATTCGGCGCTCTTCATCGGCAACACCGGCACGCGCGCCGACCGCGCCGGCGACACCATCGATGCCATCGAAAAGGAGGTGCGCCGGATCGCCGAGGAAGGCCCGACCCAGAAGGAACTCGACGAGGCCAAGTCCTACCTGAAGGGCTCGCAGATGCTGGCGCTCGACACCTCCTCCAAGCTGGCGCAGGCCCTGCTGCAGTACCAACAGGACAAGCTGCCGATCGACTATATCGAGAAGCGCAACGCCGTCATCGACGCCGTGACGCTGGACGACGCCAAAGCCGCCGCCAGGCGCCTGTGGGGCCAGGGGCTGCTGACTGTCGTCGTCGGCCGCGCCCCGCAGGCCGCGGCGCAGCCGGCGACAGCACCGGCGACGAAGTCGAACTGA